The Fusobacterium pseudoperiodonticum DNA window TTTATTTTTTAAGTTATAAAATTCAGATAATATTAATAAAACTATTAATACTAAACTTAGAAAGAAATCTTTTTTATCAAGTCCCAAATCAAAAATCTGTGAAGTATCTAAATAAAAAGGAAGTAAAACTAAACTTTTCAGAATAAAAATTGCATCTTTAAGGTTACTTACTCTAAAGAATATCCAAGCAATTGAAACTAAAATGAAAATTTTAAAAATTCTAAACACTTTATATATATTTTTTTTCTTTTTACCATTGGTATTTTTTTCAAGAATTAAATAAAGCCCATGAATTCCACCCCATATAATAAAATTCCAACTAGCTCCATGCCATAAACCACTTATAAAAAAAACTAATAACAAATTTCTATAACTTTTTAATTTATTATTTGATTTCCCTCCTAATGGTATGTATAAATAATCTTTAAACCAATTTCCTAAAGAAATATGCCATCTTCTCCAAAATTCTCCTATTGTTTCAGATAAATAAGGTTTATTAAAATTTATCATTAAATTATAGCCCATTGTTTTAGCACAACCTTTAGCTATATCTGAATATGCTGAAAAATCACAATATATCTGAAAAGTAAAAAATAAGACTGCAATTGCTATTGAAACTTTATTATAATTTAATGGAGCTAAAAAAACAGTATTAACTATTACTGCCAACCTGTCTGCAATAACTATTTTTTTTATAAATCCTATTAACATTAATAGTAGTCCTTCTTTTAAATTTGAAAATTTAAAAGTATTTCCTATTTTAAATTGTGGAAGTAAATTAGAAGACTTTTCTATAGGACCTGCAACTAATTATGGAAAAAATACTAAGAATAAAGCATATTTTCCTAAATGATACTCTACTTTTGTTTCTTCTTTGTAAACATCTATTACATAACTTAAAGCTTGAAATGTATAAAATGAAATTCCTACTGGTAATAAAATATCTATATAATTTAAGTCTTTTGGTATATTAAAAACACTTAACATATAGTTAATATTCTCTACAAAAAAATTAAAATATTTAAAATAAAACAAAATTAATAAATTTAATATTATTGAAAATAGTAATATACACTTTATTAATGTCTCTTTTTTAAAAAATATTTCATCTTTTTTTCTAATCTTATCAATTAATATTCCAGCAATATATGTGATAGTTGTTGAAAACAATATTAAAAATAAATACTTAATATTCCAATACATATAAAAATAATAACTAGATATAAGTAACCAAATCCAAGTAAATTTTCTCGGAATACAAAAATATACTGTTACTACAACTATAAAATAAATTAAAAAATCTATTGAATTAAATATCATTTTTTAAACTGTACTCCTTCCTATAACATTCAATTTGGTAGATATAATCTAGCATTATTTTAGAATTTAAGTTATTTTGCTTTTAGATACTTAAAAAATAATTTGAATAAATCTTTTATTTCTTCAATTTTCAGTACACAAATAGCAGTTATATATGAAATTCCAGAAATTAATATATAAATTATTATATTTAACTTATCTAGTGGATTCAAATATTTTTTAGTGATATATACAACAAATACCATAAATAGAGATGCTATAATTACCTTATAAAGAACAATTAAATTTGATTTTTCTAAATAAATACCATATCTTTTTAAATTGTAAAACAATAATATGCTAATAAAAATTGTTGATATCGAAGTAGCCAATGCTATTCCTGAAACTCCTAAATATTTAGAGAGAATAATATTTAAAATAATATTTAATAGTATCCCAATACTTGAATTTATAACAGGAGTTCTTGAATTTTTAAAAGAATAAAATATTTTAGTTGATAAATCTCTTAAACATAAAGCTACAAAACATAGTGAATAACAAGATAAACATTTTGCTATAGTTATTACAAGATCTCTATTTAAATTTCCTCGACCAAAAATAAATATAGAAATTTCTTTGCTTAAAATTATTATTCCAAACATTATAGGAAATGCAAAGATAAATATCATATTTATTGTATATCTAATTTTTTCTTTCAATATATCGATGTTGTTTTGACTAACTAAACTAGAAAATTTAGGATATAAAATATTTAAAATAGTCATAACAGCTAATGAAAGAATAGCTCCATTTAATTTTCCTGAATAGTTTAAAATTGTTATAGTTCCTGGCTTTAATGAAGAGGCTATAATTCTATCGATTAAAATATTAATCTGTTCTAATGAAGTCCCTAATATTATTGGAATACTTAATATCAATAATTGATGTAAATTTTTATCATGTATATTTACTTTAAAATTATGTCTATAACCTGTTTTAAATATAAAAGGACATAAAAAAATAAATTGAAAAAATAATGCAAAGCAGCTAAATAATACCAACATAATAAAATCATTATTTTTATATGAAATATAAGTTCCTATAATATATAAAAGATTTGTTGGAATCCCAATAAAGGCAGCTGAAAAAAATTTATTATTTGATTGTAGATATCCTGAAAAAATAGAAACTAATGTAATAGGAAATATTGTCAGAAGAGATATCTTAGTAAAAAAACTTGCTAACTCTAATGTCTTTTTATCAAAGCCATATGAGAAAAGTTTTACTAAGTAGTCTGAAAATAAAAAGCAAAAAATAAATATAAAAAAACATATTACTAACATAATATTGCTAAAATTAATTGTAAATTTTTTTGCAATTTGATCCCCAGAAGTTTCTTTTATTTGATTATAGATAGGAATATACCCATTTAAAATTCCCATTCCTACAATTCCAAAAATAATAGTAGGAATAGAAAATGCTACAAGATATGCATCTGTTAATGATGAAGCTCCAAAAAAATATGCTAATGACAATTCTCTAAAAAATGCAAGAACTTTTGATATTAAATTAAAAATTACTACAATTATAATTATTTTTTTCATAAAAATCTCCATTTATTGATATATATTAGGAATTTCTCTATAGTACAATCCTATTATACTATATTCTATAAAAAAGAGAATCTTTTTAAGTATTTCTTCTCAAAAAATTCTCTTAAATAAATCATCTCTTTTTAAATTTTTTGTTAATATTATTTCTTAAAAATTTTTTTTGATTTAAATATAATCCTATCCAAACCCAAAAATCTACATTTTGCCAAAGAGTACTGCTTACCATTAAATGAACCATTGAAATAACAGCAAAAGTAAAAACCAAATTATCTAGTGTTGTTTTTTGCTTACGAAATACACTAAAAATAAATATAATAAAAATAAAAATTACTAAAAATCCTCCTAAAATTATTCCAAATTGATAGAATAATTCTAGCACTACATTATGTGAATAGCTTTGTATTCCAGTTACAAAAAAATCTGAAAAAATACCTTTTATTGAGTAAGGATCTTTTAAAATAGAATTATAGACTCTTTCATATATCTCACCTCTTCCACTCAGATAGATACCTTTTTTTTGGAACAAATCAATTGTTCTTGAATGTATTCCTAATTCATTTATTTTTTTGAAAAATAATCTAATAAAATTAGTTTTAAAAAATAAATAATAGGTTCCTATTGAAGTTACTATACCCAGAAATAAGTATTTATATTTTTTATTAAAATATAAATTATTTAATACATAGAAAAATATTAAAACTAGATATGCTAAAACTGCTCCTCTTGAACCATATCTAAAAATAAATATAATTATGTACATAATTTTTAAATAATCTTTTTTTACTTTATTTTTTTTACATATACTATATACTGCTAAATAAAAAAGTAATGAGTAAGAAATTCCCATAGAATAAGTTTCTGTTTTTTCTATAAAATTTAAAGTAAATAATCCATCCAATATTAGCAACATAACTATTATTGTATTAAAATATTTTTCAAATCTCTTAAAAAACTCTAATAATGTATCCATATTTTTAGAAATTTGACAAACTGTTATACATATGAAAAAGAATCTTATCATTCTAGGAATAAAAATACTATTTAATTCAGGAAATAGTAATATATGAAAAATAATGAGTAAAAATGCTAAAAAATATGGAATTAAAAATTGAGAAGAACGTAATATATATCCTAATACTTTAAAAATATTAAAAAATAAAAAAATACTAAAAATCCCAACAAAAAATATACGTTTATCTTTAAATAGTAATCCTAAAAAATTTATTAAAAATATAAAAAAATATATTTTTAAAAAGAGTTTAGAAAATTCTTTCTCAATTGTTTTCATTTTTATATGTCCTCAATATTATTTTTTTCATATCCAAAGTCGAAAACTCTTTAAATTCATCAAATTTTATAGCCATTCCTGTTTTTTGAGATTTATATGCAGCTAATATTATTTTTACTGCATTTAGCCCTGCTATACCATTTACAAGTGGCTCTCTATTTTCATCTAGAGCATCAACAAAATCTTTGTACAATGCTTCGTGTCCATAACCATAAACAGAATTAGGATCTCCACAATCAATAGATAAATATTCTTGTTCGTTGTCTCCTTCTACTCTCCAAGTATTTATCTTATTAACTGCCATTCCACCAATTACTACTGTTCCCTTTTCTCCAGTTACAGTTAAAGTTTCTTCAAGATTTTTAGGGTATACTATAGCACTTCCTTCAATTGTTGCTATCTTACCAGATTTATATCTAATTAGAATAACTCCATAGTCTTCTGCTTCAATGTTTCTAATATAGTTTGAAGTTTGAGCATATACAGTATCTATTTCATCATCCATCATCCAATTTATTAGATCTATATTATGAATACATTGGTTCATTAAAGTTCCACCATCTAAAGCCCATGTTCCTCTCCATGGAGCTTGAAGATAATAATTATCATCTCTAGTCCATAGAATTCTTGCCATACCATTAAATATTCTTCCTAGTCTATTTTCTTTTATAGCTTTTTTCAAAAGTTGAATAGGATAATTGAATCTATTTTGGTGACTAGCTGCTAATTTTAAATTGTTTTTTTTTGCAGTATCAACTAATTTTTGAGCACCTTCTATTGACATAGCTAATGGTTTTTCAATTATAAGATTAACTCCATTTTCAAGAAAATATAATCCTATTTCTTCATGATAACCACTTTCTGTTGAAATAATTGCTATATCAATTTTATTTTCTTTTAATATTTCTCTATAATTTTTGTATTTCAATATTGTATTTTCTTTTTCTATTTTTTTATTATATGTTTTTTCTGTTTCAAACATCTTTTCTTCAATAGGATCACATAAAACAACTAACTTCATTCTATCATTATTTTTAGCAACTCCTTCTGCTATTTTATGAGATATTCTTCCACAACCAATAATTGCAACATTATACATTTTTATCCTCCAATAAATTTAAAATTATTTTTTCAATTTTTTTAGATAAAACATTTGTATCATAATTTTCTTCAACATACTTTCTTCCGTTTTTTCCTAATACTTCTCTTTGCTCTTTAGACATACTATATAAAGACAGTACTGCTTCCTTTATCTTTTCAATATTTTCTGCCTCTACTGAAATCCCAGCATTAGCTTCTTTTACCATATCATTTGCAACATTCCCAGAAAAGATAATAGGTTTTGATGAAGCAAAATACTCAAATATTTTGTTAAAACTGATTCCATATTTATATAAAGGTGTATTTTTAGCTATAACAATCATAGCATCACCTTTTTTTAAAGTGCTAGGAATTAAATTCTTATTTATAGGTGAGTAAAATTTAACATTTTTTAAATTACATTCTTCAGATTTTTTTATAAGTTCTTCTTTTTTTTCACCTTCACCTATTAAATTAAATACTATATTATCATTTTTCAATAATTTTGCTACTTCTAAAATATTTTCTAAACAATTTGCAGTCCCATGTGCTCCAGTGTATAATACGTTAAATTTATTTTCTAAAAATTCTATAGAGCTTCTTTCTCCTATTAAACTGTCATATTTTTCTAAATCTACTCCATTTGATACTATTTCTACTTTTTTTTCATCTACACCCACTGAGATATAGTAATCTTTATTTGCAGTCAATGTTATTATTTTATCTGCATTTTTATACAGAACTTTTTCTATATAGGCAAATACTTTATATAAAATACTTTTTTTTGTTGTTGCTCCCATCGCAACCCATGTTTCAGGCCATAAATCTCTAATTTCTAATATAAAAGGACACTTATATTTCCTAGCTAAGTACATTCCTGCTAATCCATTAAATGGATGCGGACTTGAAGCATATATTATACTTGGTTTATCTTTTAACTTTTTTGAAAAAAATAAAACCTTAAAGAAAAATTGAATCATTGATAACATACGAATTACATTACTTTTATAAGATATACCTGATAATATATGATATTTTATTCCTTCGCTGTTTATTAATCTATATTTTTCACCTTGATTCAAAATGTCTTCTTTTCTATCATGAACAAAAGAGCCACATATTACATCAATATTATAACTTTCTTTTGAAAAATTTTTAAACAAATCAAAATGTCTTCTCCAGTTACTTTTTCCAGGAGGATAACTATGTTGATTTATTAACCAAATATTAATCATTATTTCTCCTATATTTTTTAAATTTTCTTCATAAATTGATCATGTGGGATTGCAAAATTTCCACTAACAATCTCATTATTTCTTACATTCATTACAACAACAGCTCCCATTGTAACTCTTGAATTTTCACCTAATAATATCCCATTCTTTATAGTACAATTAGGACCTATTAAAGAATTTTTAGAAATTCTTGTTCTTCCTCCTATAAAAGAACAAGCTATAATAAGAGTATTTTCATATATTTTAACATCATGTGCAATATGAACTAAATTATCTATTTTTACATTTTTACCTATATATGTTTGATCAAATACCCCTTTATCTATACATACATTATTTTGAACCTCAACATTCTCATCTATAAAAACAGCTCCAGCTGAAAATACTTCCAATACTTCATCTCCGAACCTGGAAAATTCACATGCTGGTCCTCCTATTCTACTTCCTGAACGAATTATTGAATTTCTTTTTATTGTAACATTTTCATATATTGTTACATCTGATTCTATAACTACATCATCTTCTATAATAACATTATAATCAGCAATACTTGCTTTTTCTGAAATTTTTGCTTTTTCTGAAATTATATTTTTATTTTTTTTGAAATAAAAATTTTGACTATACAACTTATTGTGTAATTTAAAAAATTCTTTTCTTGGATTCTCTACAACAAGTAAAGCATAATTATAATCTTCCAATTTTCTGCTTATCTCTAGTGTAGTAAAAATAGCTGTAATTGACTTATTTTTTTTTAATTCTTTTATATATTTTGCATCATTTAAAAAAGTTAAAACTTTTTTTCCATCATAATCTTCTGCTGTAAGTCCTAACCAATTAAATTCTCCATCTTTTTCTACTTTACCAAAATTTAAATCTGATAATTTCATTTTTTCTCCTATATTTCTAAATTATTTAAGAAGTTTGCAATATATTCTTTTTCTTCTTCAGTCAATTCAGAATCAACTGGAATTGCAATTGTTCTTTTAGATAAATATTCTACATGTGGAAGAATACTTGTTCCTAAACCTGTAGCTTTTTACTAACATTCTAATTATTAGCTAAATTTATTTTTTTATCTATTGCACCTATTATATCT harbors:
- a CDS encoding MBOAT family O-acyltransferase translates to MIFNSIDFLIYFIVVVTVYFCIPRKFTWIWLLISSYYFYMYWNIKYLFLILFSTTITYIAGILIDKIRKKDEIFFKKETLIKCILLFSIILNLLILFYFKYFNFFVENINYMLSVFNIPKDLNYIDILLPVGISFYTFQALSYVIDVYKEETKVEYHLGKYALFLVFFP
- the murJ gene encoding murein biosynthesis integral membrane protein MurJ; the encoded protein is MKKIIIIVVIFNLISKVLAFFRELSLAYFFGASSLTDAYLVAFSIPTIIFGIVGMGILNGYIPIYNQIKETSGDQIAKKFTINFSNIMLVICFFIFIFCFLFSDYLVKLFSYGFDKKTLELASFFTKISLLTIFPITLVSIFSGYLQSNNKFFSAAFIGIPTNLLYIIGTYISYKNNDFIMLVLFSCFALFFQFIFLCPFIFKTGYRHNFKVNIHDKNLHQLLILSIPIILGTSLEQINILIDRIIASSLKPGTITILNYSGKLNGAILSLAVMTILNILYPKFSSLVSQNNIDILKEKIRYTINMIFIFAFPIMFGIIILSKEISIFIFGRGNLNRDLVITIAKCLSCYSLCFVALCLRDLSTKIFYSFKNSRTPVINSSIGILLNIILNIILSKYLGVSGIALATSISTIFISILLFYNLKRYGIYLEKSNLIVLYKVIIASLFMVFVVYITKKYLNPLDKLNIIIYILISGISYITAICVLKIEEIKDLFKLFFKYLKAK
- a CDS encoding O-antigen ligase family protein, with the translated sequence MDTLLEFFKRFEKYFNTIIVMLLILDGLFTLNFIEKTETYSMGISYSLLFYLAVYSICKKNKVKKDYLKIMYIIIFIFRYGSRGAVLAYLVLIFFYVLNNLYFNKKYKYLFLGIVTSIGTYYLFFKTNFIRLFFKKINELGIHSRTIDLFQKKGIYLSGRGEIYERVYNSILKDPYSIKGIFSDFFVTGIQSYSHNVVLELFYQFGIILGGFLVIFIFIIFIFSVFRKQKTTLDNLVFTFAVISMVHLMVSSTLWQNVDFWVWIGLYLNQKKFLRNNINKKFKKR
- a CDS encoding Gfo/Idh/MocA family protein, coding for MYNVAIIGCGRISHKIAEGVAKNNDRMKLVVLCDPIEEKMFETEKTYNKKIEKENTILKYKNYREILKENKIDIAIISTESGYHEEIGLYFLENGVNLIIEKPLAMSIEGAQKLVDTAKKNNLKLAASHQNRFNYPIQLLKKAIKENRLGRIFNGMARILWTRDDNYYLQAPWRGTWALDGGTLMNQCIHNIDLINWMMDDEIDTVYAQTSNYIRNIEAEDYGVILIRYKSGKIATIEGSAIVYPKNLEETLTVTGEKGTVVIGGMAVNKINTWRVEGDNEQEYLSIDCGDPNSVYGYGHEALYKDFVDALDENREPLVNGIAGLNAVKIILAAYKSQKTGMAIKFDEFKEFSTLDMKKIILRTYKNENN
- a CDS encoding glycosyltransferase family 4 protein, yielding MINIWLINQHSYPPGKSNWRRHFDLFKNFSKESYNIDVICGSFVHDRKEDILNQGEKYRLINSEGIKYHILSGISYKSNVIRMLSMIQFFFKVLFFSKKLKDKPSIIYASSPHPFNGLAGMYLARKYKCPFILEIRDLWPETWVAMGATTKKSILYKVFAYIEKVLYKNADKIITLTANKDYYISVGVDEKKVEIVSNGVDLEKYDSLIGERSSIEFLENKFNVLYTGAHGTANCLENILEVAKLLKNDNIVFNLIGEGEKKEELIKKSEECNLKNVKFYSPINKNLIPSTLKKGDAMIVIAKNTPLYKYGISFNKIFEYFASSKPIIFSGNVANDMVKEANAGISVEAENIEKIKEAVLSLYSMSKEQREVLGKNGRKYVEENYDTNVLSKKIEKIILNLLEDKNV
- a CDS encoding DapH/DapD/GlmU-related protein — its product is MKLSDLNFGKVEKDGEFNWLGLTAEDYDGKKVLTFLNDAKYIKELKKNKSITAIFTTLEISRKLEDYNYALLVVENPRKEFFKLHNKLYSQNFYFKKNKNIISEKAKISEKASIADYNVIIEDDVVIESDVTIYENVTIKRNSIIRSGSRIGGPACEFSRFGDEVLEVFSAGAVFIDENVEVQNNVCIDKGVFDQTYIGKNVKIDNLVHIAHDVKIYENTLIIACSFIGGRTRISKNSLIGPNCTIKNGILLGENSRVTMGAVVVMNVRNNEIVSGNFAIPHDQFMKKI